Below is a genomic region from Helianthus annuus cultivar XRQ/B chromosome 2, HanXRQr2.0-SUNRISE, whole genome shotgun sequence.
ttcctttttttaatagtttaccacttcaccaagtgtctaaccattgccaacacttttgagcatagtttaccactttgacatgacacactctcattggttaaTTTTTTAGTTTGTCACTCTCAAGTATTTAACCACTCCTCACAccctaataaaaaaaaaaaaacatttgacttgtgttattattattttataatttataataatataatacaCGTGTTCTAATCTAAAAGTCTTGATAAGCTTTCTTACATAAGCACCTATATACATTTATGTATATATCTTTAATTTTTTAATGATAAAGTTGCAATATTATATGAAAACATTTTCCTCATTTTCTTTAGCAGCCCAAATCTTCATTAAATACATGTACATACTAAATTATTATTCTCATATTATTCAACGGCAAAAAATAATAGTGGGTGGAACCAACAACCCAACTTGCTTGATTAAACCCTCTTCCTCCATCCCTTGAATAAACCAAACCAACCACAcattctctctttctctctctctccctctactACCAGATGACAAAAAACCCActatccaccaccaccaccaaaatcCCAGTACAATTGCTACTAacatgagtcaatcagagctcgCCGGAGTTCGTACAGTTGTTGTTGGAGTAAAATTGGATTCAGAGAGCAGAGAATTACTCACGTGGGCGTTGGTCAAAGCTGCTCATGTTGGTGATCGAGTCATTGCGCTTCATGTTTTGACAAATAATGGTAATAATAAGTGTGCTTAATTTGTAATGTGTGGTTTCTAGGGTTTATGCTAATAATAGTAATTTGTTAAGGGATTTTGGATGCTGATGGGAAATCATCACTGCTGTCTCTTGTGAAAGCCTTTGACTCTATTCTGGCTGTTTATGAAGGGTTTTGTAACCTAAAGCAGGTAAATTTTTTCTTTAATTTGGGGTGGGGGTTTGTTGATGGAAATTGAAGTGGGTTTGTTTGCTTGCAGGTGGATCTTAAATTGAAGATCTGTAGAGGTGATTCAGTTAGAAAGATTATTGTTAGAGAGGTGAAATCTTATGGTGCTGATGAGGTTATTGTTGGGACTGCAAGAACACATCATGCCATGAAGTCATCGGCTTCGGTAGCAAAGTATTGTGCTCGAAAGCTTTCCAAGAATTGTTCGGTGATTGCTGTAAATAATGGCAAAGTTGTGTTTCATAGGGACTCGCCATCTAATGTCAAAGGTGAGTGAAAACTCCCGCAAAATTTGCTTAATGTCAAATCAGGGGGGCGATCTTTACTATTACGTGCAGTTTAAAGTATGTTACATTTTACACGCAGCGAATAGgctttttttgtaaaaaaaaaaaaataataataataaagtaaaaTCAGTCAAATCAAAAGGGGTGCACTGCGTTTAGCCAaccttttttgttttttaattaacaCTGAAATTGGGTGTTTTGCAGGGAGTTCATATCATCATAGAAACAGATTATTGAATGTGTTCCATAAATCATTAAGCTTGAATCCCAAATTACTGAAAAATGGAAATGAAGAAAATAAATGCAGTCAAATTGATTGCTGCAAGAAATTGGATCTAGCTTCTGTAAAAACCAAATCTACAAGTGGTCAGAAGAAATACAGATGTTCGATTTGTTCTCCGGATTCAGTTCTTCCAAGCACAACTTGTGTTCTTGAGGAGACCGATGACGGTGATGATGACAATCTAATGGCTTTAGTACCTGTACAAAATCTTGAATCTTCTAGAGACTTGCCTGAACTGACACCTGGTTGGCCGTTACTTCGTCGAGCCATTACTTCGAATAGACTTTCTTCTGATAGATCGCCAGCCCGTAAGATCTCCGTGGTCCAATGGGCTATGAGGTTGCCCTCTAGAAACCAGTTATTGATTACAAACTCAGATTCGAGTGATGACATAAAAGACAGATCCTTAAACGGAGCAATCGTTGTTCATGGTGATGAATGTCAATCTGATTCAGTAAGTTTACCAGAAGAATTAGAGGGCCTTCACGAGAAATACTCGAGTAGTTGTAGATTGTTTAAGTTTCAAGAACTTGCAGCAGCAACTATGAACTTCAATCCTGGTTTGTTCCTTTCATTGTGTTTATTATTCACTTTATTATTGCTCCTTTTGCATAGGTAATAAGATACTATGCTTCATTTCTAATTCTAGAAACAAAGTATGAAAAATCTTTAAAATAgcacaaataataaataaataaaaagatttgattttttttggGGTTACCaccattataaaaaaaaaaaaaaaaaaaaaaacagtgtaATTTTGTATATCTTACGAAAAAGTCACTCAACCTAATTCTGGTATATTAAAGTCACTCAACATGTACAAAATACACCTCAAAATCACTAAAATAGTTGTATGTTAAAGCCCCTAAATTTGTCTAAAACTTACATAcctttgatttttttaaataatcacTTGTTTACTCTTAATTTGGCTAAAAGTAAGATGGggtattttattattattattattattattattattattattattattattattattattattattattattattattattattattattattattattattattattattattattaattttttttttttttttttttttgtaaaattgttGAATGTCAGTTTAATCAAATGTTAATCAATTTAAGAGTTAACAAGTCATGagattaaaaaaattgaaaattacaTACATATTAGACAAGTTTAAGAACTTTAATATCCCAAAATTAAGTTGAGTTCTTTTTCATGAAACTTTATTGGTTTTTAGTATATTAAGTTATTGGTTTTTAGTATATTAGGTTATTAACTTTTTTTCTGCAAAAATAAGTAATTTTGGCTGCCAGTTTaccatgtatatttttttttcttttactgggattttttgtttttctttgttATTATtcaaataaaagttatatttccaaagtataaaaaaaaaatccttagAAATAGAAAAAAACTGACCTgctaaaatatttacaaaaatttgGAAGTTTGTTTCTGTTTTGTAGAATTCTCAT
It encodes:
- the LOC110919299 gene encoding probable receptor-like serine/threonine-protein kinase At5g57670 translates to MSQSELAGVRTVVVGVKLDSESRELLTWALVKAAHVGDRVIALHVLTNNGILDADGKSSLLSLVKAFDSILAVYEGFCNLKQVDLKLKICRGDSVRKIIVREVKSYGADEVIVGTARTHHAMKSSASVAKYCARKLSKNCSVIAVNNGKVVFHRDSPSNVKGSSYHHRNRLLNVFHKSLSLNPKLLKNGNEENKCSQIDCCKKLDLASVKTKSTSGQKKYRCSICSPDSVLPSTTCVLEETDDGDDDNLMALVPVQNLESSRDLPELTPGWPLLRRAITSNRLSSDRSPARKISVVQWAMRLPSRNQLLITNSDSSDDIKDRSLNGAIVVHGDECQSDSVSLPEELEGLHEKYSSSCRLFKFQELAAATMNFNPDNIIGKGGNSEVYKGSLPDGRELAVKILKTSEDALKEFVLEIEIITALHHENIISLFGFCFEDNKLLLVYDLLSRGSLEDNLHGDKKGTKFGWSERYKVATGVAEALVYLHSKCEKPVIHRDVKSSNILLSDDFEPQLSDFGLAKWATPTGLQITSNNVAGTFGYLAPEYFTHGKVTEKIDVYAFGVVLLELLTGRKPISNGHPKGEESLVMWAKPILNSGKFSSLLDPILGVDYDVDQMECMALAAMLCIRRVPRARPQITIILKLLKGEMEVTKWARQELDSIVASDSRLQITNIPEETDGGLEDDGLSESNLRSHLNLALLDIEDSSLSMSSIEESISIEEYLRGRWSRSSSFD